The Lysobacter sp. genome includes a window with the following:
- the apbC gene encoding iron-sulfur cluster carrier protein ApbC: MKTTTTLRIPPHAVQPELSPLPRIRNIIAIGSGKGGVGKSTTSANLAVALADLGARVGLLDADIYGPSIPTMLGLSGRPDSPDGKSIVPMRAHGIETMSIGFLVEQDTPMIWRGPMATSALTQLLNETRWGGDDGDGLDILIVDLPPGTGDIQLTLAQKIPVAGAVIVTTPQDVATLDARKALKMFEKVHVPILGLIENMAQHVCSNCGHVEHLFGSGGGERMAAQYGVPLLGSLPLEIAIREQGDAGTPVVRAAPASAAAQAYRDVAQRLLAELDKRPRVKAEIGAQLV; the protein is encoded by the coding sequence ATGAAGACGACCACCACGCTCAGAATTCCGCCGCACGCCGTCCAGCCGGAGCTGTCTCCCTTGCCCCGGATCCGCAACATCATCGCGATCGGGTCGGGCAAGGGCGGGGTCGGCAAATCGACCACGTCGGCCAACCTCGCCGTCGCCCTGGCCGATCTCGGGGCCCGGGTCGGCCTGCTGGATGCCGATATCTACGGCCCGAGCATCCCGACCATGCTGGGGTTGTCGGGCCGCCCGGACAGCCCCGACGGCAAGTCGATCGTCCCGATGCGGGCCCACGGGATCGAAACCATGTCGATCGGGTTCCTGGTCGAACAGGACACCCCGATGATCTGGCGCGGGCCGATGGCGACTTCGGCGTTGACCCAGTTGCTCAACGAGACCCGCTGGGGCGGCGACGACGGCGATGGTCTGGACATCCTCATCGTCGACCTGCCGCCGGGCACCGGCGATATCCAGCTGACCCTCGCCCAGAAGATCCCGGTCGCGGGTGCGGTGATCGTGACCACCCCGCAGGACGTGGCCACGCTCGACGCCCGCAAAGCGCTGAAGATGTTCGAAAAAGTCCATGTCCCCATATTGGGGCTGATCGAGAACATGGCCCAGCACGTGTGCTCGAACTGCGGGCACGTCGAGCATCTGTTCGGCAGCGGCGGCGGCGAGCGCATGGCCGCGCAGTACGGAGTCCCGCTGTTGGGTTCGCTGCCGTTGGAGATCGCGATCCGCGAACAGGGCGACGCCGGCACGCCGGTGGTCCGCGCTGCGCCCGCATCCGCAGCCGCGCAGGCCTATCGCGATGTCGCGCAGCGGCTGCTCGCCGAATTGGACAAACGTCCGCGCGTGAAGGCCGAAATCGGCGCGCAGCTCGTCTGA
- the metG gene encoding methionine--tRNA ligase has translation MTRSALVTNALPYANGQIHLGHLVGYIQADIWVRARRMSGDTVHFVCADDTHGTPIMLAAEKAGTTPEAFIADIQAAHVRDFAAFGVVYDHYDSTHSAGNRALTEAIYAELDAKGHIGRRSVQQFYDPAKGMFLPDRYIKGICPNCGTPDQYGDNCEQCGATYAPTDLKEPRSVISGATPEMRESEHFFFELGQFSDFLREWLAGPVMVPGMKAKLQEWLDSDGGLRPWDISRDAPYFGFEIPGQPGKYFYVWLDAPIGYLSSFKALCDAKGYDFDAFTKAGSDAELHHFIGKDIVNFHGLFWPAVLQGSGFRTPTRLHVNGYLTVDGTKMSKGRGTFIQARTYLDSGLHPEALRYYFATKSNGQVEDVDLNLSDFVARVNSDVVGKFVNIASRCAGFIEKHCDGMIGSEFTAGNGEELYSKTLARRDEIVASYAANNPAAALRGIMEACDEANAYVANQAPWKLAKQLEIDPSVHGDLRATCTTALNAFRLINAYLKPILPDTSLQAESFLAATTSQWSDLDAPLLNHAIKPYAALFTRIDPKQIEAMTEASKESMKPTDAAVVGAASAAKPADSEEKLAAKAAPTKAEATKAEAATGGFIGMDDFAKLDLRIGKVLACEFVEGSDKLLRFDLDAGELGKRQIFSGIRGSYAEPEVLVGRSVVFIANLAPRKMRFGVSEGMILSAGFDGGALALLDADSGAEPGMPVR, from the coding sequence ATGACTCGTTCCGCGCTCGTCACCAACGCCCTGCCCTACGCCAACGGCCAGATCCATCTCGGCCATCTGGTGGGCTACATCCAGGCCGATATCTGGGTGCGGGCGAGGCGCATGTCGGGCGACACCGTCCACTTCGTCTGCGCCGACGACACCCACGGCACGCCGATCATGCTCGCGGCGGAAAAAGCCGGCACCACGCCGGAAGCCTTCATCGCCGACATCCAGGCCGCGCACGTGCGCGATTTCGCCGCGTTCGGCGTGGTCTACGACCACTACGACTCCACCCACTCCGCCGGCAACCGCGCGCTGACCGAGGCGATCTACGCCGAGCTCGACGCCAAGGGCCACATCGGCCGGCGCTCGGTGCAGCAGTTCTACGACCCGGCCAAGGGCATGTTCCTGCCCGACCGCTACATCAAGGGCATCTGCCCGAACTGCGGCACCCCCGACCAGTACGGCGACAACTGCGAACAATGCGGCGCCACCTACGCGCCGACCGATCTGAAGGAGCCGCGCTCGGTGATCAGCGGCGCCACGCCGGAGATGCGCGAGTCGGAGCATTTCTTCTTCGAGCTCGGGCAGTTCAGCGATTTCCTGCGCGAATGGCTGGCCGGCCCCGTGATGGTGCCGGGCATGAAGGCCAAGCTGCAGGAATGGCTGGATTCCGACGGCGGCCTGCGCCCGTGGGACATCTCCCGCGATGCGCCCTACTTCGGCTTCGAGATCCCCGGCCAGCCCGGCAAGTATTTCTACGTCTGGCTGGACGCGCCGATCGGCTACCTCAGCAGCTTCAAGGCGCTGTGCGATGCCAAGGGCTACGATTTCGACGCGTTCACGAAGGCCGGCAGCGATGCGGAACTGCATCACTTCATCGGCAAGGACATCGTGAATTTCCACGGCCTGTTCTGGCCGGCGGTGCTGCAGGGCTCGGGTTTTCGTACGCCGACGCGGCTGCACGTGAATGGGTATCTCACTGTCGACGGCACGAAAATGTCGAAAGGCCGTGGCACTTTCATCCAAGCGCGCACCTATCTCGACAGCGGACTGCATCCTGAGGCATTGCGCTATTACTTCGCCACAAAAAGCAACGGTCAAGTTGAAGATGTCGATTTGAATCTGAGCGACTTCGTTGCTCGCGTGAACAGTGATGTTGTCGGGAAGTTCGTCAATATCGCAAGCCGCTGTGCTGGCTTCATCGAAAAACATTGCGATGGAATGATCGGCAGCGAATTTACGGCAGGAAATGGCGAAGAACTGTATTCAAAAACACTAGCAAGGCGCGATGAAATCGTTGCTTCTTATGCTGCAAACAATCCCGCAGCTGCGCTCCGCGGCATCATGGAAGCATGCGATGAAGCCAATGCGTACGTTGCCAATCAAGCACCATGGAAACTGGCAAAGCAGCTTGAAATCGATCCATCTGTGCATGGCGACCTTCGCGCCACTTGCACAACTGCATTGAATGCTTTCAGACTGATCAACGCTTACTTGAAACCGATTCTCCCCGACACGTCTTTGCAAGCCGAGTCTTTCCTTGCAGCCACTACCTCGCAGTGGAGCGACTTGGATGCCCCGCTACTGAATCATGCGATCAAGCCGTATGCAGCCTTGTTCACCCGAATCGACCCGAAACAGATCGAAGCCATGACCGAAGCCTCCAAAGAATCGATGAAGCCGACCGACGCCGCTGTTGTAGGAGCGGCTTCAGCCGCGAAGCCTGCGGACTCGGAAGAAAAGCTCGCGGCTAAAGCCGCTCCTACAAAAGCAGAGGCGACGAAGGCGGAGGCTGCAACGGGCGGATTCATCGGCATGGACGATTTCGCGAAGCTCGATCTGCGCATCGGCAAGGTGCTGGCCTGCGAATTCGTCGAGGGCTCGGACAAGCTGCTGCGTTTCGATCTGGACGCGGGCGAACTGGGCAAGCGACAGATCTTCTCGGGCATCCGTGGCAGCTACGCCGAACCCGAAGTACTCGTCGGTCGCAGCGTGGTGTTCATCGCCAATCTCGCGCCGCGCAAGATGCGCTTCGGCGTGAGCGAAGGCATGATCCTCTCCGCCGGTTTCGATGGCGGCGCGCTGGCGTTGCTCGATGCCGACAGCGGCGCCGAGCCCGGCATGCCGGTGCGCTGA
- a CDS encoding tetratricopeptide repeat protein, whose amino-acid sequence MSPGAIPFADRLAQVYALLQQSRLLEAEQALTLLAHQAPQDPALHRARAVAAQMGGRIEAAIDAMRTAVEFAPDAAALRMELGQLLASAVRINEAIVAFQQAATLQPDLVEAWYFMGMTLYGARRDAEALPALARAFALAPGQPQILRAYAETEYGLEHHAEALALYERIAASGQPHDPGLPLRLSQCRRRLGEPQAALTIVRAGLERFPDDAPLWMELGWVGEDLGDAAQAQDAYARAHALQPEWGDPLAASIALLRANAPGALVRDAEAMLAQAKVPEHEQAYLHHVLGKRDDARGAYADAARHWSAANALRRRVDGGFDRVEYSAKIEAAIGTFTLDLLRSRNADALHDERPVFVLGMPRSGTTLVEQILAAHPQVHGCGELTGIVAIAQEAFERTGLRWPQDAARFETEWLRQCAVDYLDAAAKPAPGDTKRLVDKQPYNFLHIGLIAMLFADARIVWCRRDPRDVALSIFSESFSPLSSYATDLDDIRFFIDGQERLMRHWQSVSPLSILEVHYEDVVADTETQARRLIDFAGLPWDAACLAFHRSGRSVQTLSRWQVRQPVHTRSVGRWRNYPQWFGEA is encoded by the coding sequence GTGAGTCCCGGAGCGATCCCGTTCGCCGACAGGCTCGCGCAGGTTTATGCGCTTCTGCAGCAGTCGCGCCTGCTGGAAGCGGAGCAGGCGCTGACGCTGCTGGCGCATCAGGCGCCGCAGGATCCCGCGCTGCATCGCGCCCGCGCGGTCGCGGCGCAGATGGGCGGCCGGATCGAGGCTGCGATCGATGCGATGCGGACGGCGGTGGAATTCGCTCCCGATGCCGCGGCATTGCGGATGGAGCTGGGGCAGTTGCTTGCTTCGGCGGTGCGGATCAACGAGGCGATCGTTGCCTTCCAACAGGCGGCCACGCTGCAGCCGGATCTGGTCGAAGCCTGGTATTTCATGGGCATGACCCTGTACGGCGCACGCCGCGACGCCGAAGCGCTGCCGGCGCTGGCGCGGGCGTTTGCGCTCGCGCCCGGGCAACCGCAGATCCTGCGCGCCTACGCCGAAACCGAATACGGCCTCGAGCATCATGCCGAAGCGCTCGCGCTGTACGAGCGTATCGCTGCATCCGGTCAGCCTCATGATCCGGGACTGCCGCTGCGGCTGTCGCAATGCCGGCGTCGGTTGGGCGAGCCGCAGGCGGCGCTGACCATCGTGCGCGCCGGCCTTGAACGTTTTCCCGATGACGCGCCGCTGTGGATGGAACTGGGATGGGTCGGGGAAGACCTCGGCGATGCGGCGCAGGCGCAGGATGCGTATGCGCGTGCGCACGCGCTGCAGCCGGAATGGGGCGATCCGCTCGCCGCCTCCATCGCGCTGCTGCGCGCGAACGCACCGGGCGCGCTCGTGCGCGACGCCGAAGCGATGCTCGCGCAGGCCAAAGTCCCCGAGCATGAGCAGGCCTATCTGCATCACGTGCTGGGCAAACGCGACGATGCGCGCGGTGCCTACGCCGATGCCGCCCGGCATTGGTCGGCGGCGAACGCGCTGCGGCGGCGCGTGGATGGGGGATTCGATCGCGTCGAGTATTCCGCGAAGATCGAGGCAGCCATCGGAACATTCACGCTGGATCTGCTGCGGTCGCGCAATGCCGATGCGCTGCACGACGAGCGTCCTGTCTTCGTGCTGGGCATGCCGCGCAGCGGAACGACGCTGGTCGAACAGATCCTCGCCGCGCATCCGCAGGTGCATGGCTGCGGCGAATTGACCGGCATCGTCGCGATCGCGCAGGAAGCATTCGAGCGCACCGGGCTGCGCTGGCCGCAGGATGCCGCCCGTTTCGAAACCGAATGGTTGCGCCAATGCGCCGTCGATTATCTGGATGCTGCCGCGAAACCGGCGCCCGGCGATACGAAACGCCTGGTCGACAAACAACCCTACAATTTCCTGCATATCGGACTGATCGCGATGCTGTTCGCGGACGCGCGCATCGTCTGGTGCCGGCGCGATCCGCGCGATGTCGCACTGTCGATCTTCAGCGAAAGCTTTTCGCCGCTGTCCAGCTATGCCACCGATCTCGACGATATCCGTTTCTTCATCGACGGACAGGAACGCCTGATGCGCCACTGGCAGTCGGTGTCGCCATTGTCGATCCTCGAAGTGCACTATGAGGACGTCGTCGCCGATACCGAAACGCAGGCGCGCCGGTTGATCGATTTCGCGGGATTGCCGTGGGATGCAGCGTGTCTGGCGTTCCACCGCAGCGGCCGCTCGGTGCAGACGCTCAGCCGCTGGCAGGTACGCCAGCCGGTGCATACGCGTTCGGTCGGCCGCTGGCGCAATTATCCGCAGTGGTTCGGCGAAGCCTGA
- a CDS encoding TonB-dependent receptor, translating into MTSRTQLRLRRSQLTSAILATFLISGMALAQDTNTGTNNEDDQQDSQASGQQSQNLDRIEVIGSRIKRADVEGPSPVTVITSEQIEREGFNTVYDALETISANTGFAQNDFNAAGGFTPNASVINLRGLGPGRTLLLVNGRRANDYPFPYNGRSNFQNFNSIPAAAVQRIEILAGGASAIYGSDAVAGVINVVLKTNYEGNLLKIKGQTSTQGGRDIGDLQWIGGKSGDNWSVTYAFESFNSEPLFGYQRDFMDSAEDNPAPPGVNGAVGVGGYQPPIGIQIRRLSSTGATISYVQAPGRDCSASDFYRPHTYTSSATGATFGPGCGYDRFPAEQTVLNGNNDLSGYVYGTYNFNDNLEGWASAMAFNSRSRLGGGVEQWQGGPQPGASFYDPQFGMRIFPIRALTPETYGGSEGTFQKFEENSYDLALGLRGTIADRFDWDWTIGGAKYQALRERPRLTVTGATNYFLGPRLGTTSGIAGIPNGLPIYRLNLDHFYGPISEADYASMSTMVKYNGKSENASTSFVLSGDLFELPAGPIGFAAMVEASRQSYNLKSDPRIFPNVREIYNLTGTGGGGKRARYAAGGELRIPIFSMLDVSLAGRYDKYDDITDVDDAKTWGVGLEFRPFESLLIRGNYATSFKAPDMHYVFSERSGSFGTVTDFYRCFQAGISPSVCSSAGGTYNYSAFTTSEGQPGLREETGKSWTAGAVWDITDSLSVTADYYNIELEDVVTVQSGTSILQAELGCNTGFFPNGDPYPFASGSAFCAETLARISRDPNTNAITEIRSGPINLALQGVKGIDATVAYRLNTDRFGNFNTSLAWSHTLESTQQSSQGDPVLQTRDLNSTADYRSRLRWTTSWSRGDWDATVLMTRTGSFPIWTPSNANVVNGNIESRTGPNILWNMTVGKEITDSLYVRANINNVFDHIAPRDQTFTTYPYFWQGYSAIGREIGLELSYKF; encoded by the coding sequence ATGACTTCTCGCACACAACTCAGGCTGCGACGCAGCCAACTGACCTCCGCCATCCTGGCGACGTTCCTGATCTCGGGCATGGCGCTCGCCCAGGACACCAATACCGGCACCAACAACGAAGACGATCAGCAGGACAGCCAGGCCAGCGGCCAGCAGTCGCAGAATCTCGACCGTATCGAAGTCATCGGCAGTCGCATCAAGCGCGCCGACGTCGAAGGGCCATCGCCGGTCACGGTCATCACTTCTGAGCAGATCGAACGCGAAGGCTTCAATACCGTTTACGACGCGCTGGAAACCATCAGTGCGAACACCGGCTTCGCCCAGAACGACTTCAACGCTGCCGGCGGATTCACGCCGAACGCCAGCGTAATCAACCTGCGCGGCCTTGGTCCGGGCCGCACCCTGTTGCTGGTCAACGGTCGTCGCGCGAACGACTATCCGTTCCCGTACAACGGTCGCAGCAATTTCCAGAACTTCAACAGCATTCCGGCAGCGGCGGTGCAGCGCATCGAAATCCTGGCCGGCGGCGCCTCGGCGATCTACGGTTCCGACGCGGTCGCGGGCGTGATCAACGTGGTGCTCAAGACCAACTACGAAGGCAACCTGCTCAAGATCAAGGGCCAGACCAGCACCCAGGGCGGTCGCGACATCGGCGACTTGCAGTGGATCGGCGGCAAATCCGGCGACAACTGGAGCGTCACGTATGCGTTCGAGTCCTTCAACTCGGAGCCGCTGTTCGGCTATCAACGCGACTTCATGGATTCGGCCGAAGACAATCCGGCGCCTCCCGGCGTCAACGGCGCTGTGGGCGTGGGTGGCTATCAGCCGCCGATCGGCATCCAGATCCGTCGCCTCAGCAGCACCGGCGCGACCATCAGCTACGTACAGGCTCCGGGTCGCGACTGCAGCGCCAGCGATTTCTACCGTCCGCACACCTATACCAGCAGCGCCACCGGCGCCACCTTCGGTCCTGGCTGCGGTTACGACCGTTTCCCGGCCGAACAAACCGTATTGAACGGCAACAACGATCTGTCCGGTTACGTCTACGGCACCTACAACTTCAACGACAATCTGGAAGGCTGGGCCAGCGCCATGGCCTTCAATTCCCGCTCGCGTCTGGGCGGCGGCGTGGAACAGTGGCAGGGTGGCCCGCAGCCGGGCGCCAGTTTCTACGATCCGCAGTTCGGCATGCGCATCTTCCCGATCCGTGCACTGACGCCCGAAACCTATGGCGGGAGCGAGGGCACCTTCCAGAAATTCGAAGAGAATTCCTACGATCTGGCCTTGGGCCTGCGCGGCACCATCGCCGATCGCTTCGACTGGGATTGGACCATCGGCGGCGCCAAGTACCAGGCGCTTCGCGAGCGTCCGCGCCTGACCGTGACCGGCGCCACCAACTATTTCCTCGGCCCACGCCTCGGCACCACCAGCGGCATCGCCGGCATCCCGAACGGCCTGCCGATCTATCGCCTGAACCTCGATCATTTCTATGGCCCGATTTCCGAAGCCGACTACGCTTCGATGTCGACCATGGTCAAGTACAACGGCAAATCCGAAAACGCGTCGACCAGCTTCGTGCTGAGCGGCGATCTGTTCGAATTGCCTGCCGGTCCGATCGGATTCGCGGCCATGGTGGAAGCCAGCCGCCAGTCCTACAATCTCAAGAGCGATCCGCGGATTTTCCCGAACGTACGCGAAATCTATAACCTCACCGGCACTGGTGGTGGCGGCAAGCGCGCGCGTTATGCGGCGGGCGGCGAACTCCGCATTCCGATATTCAGCATGCTCGATGTGAGCCTCGCCGGCCGTTACGACAAATACGACGACATCACCGACGTCGACGACGCCAAGACCTGGGGCGTGGGCCTCGAATTCCGTCCGTTCGAAAGCCTGCTGATCCGGGGCAACTACGCGACCAGCTTCAAGGCGCCGGACATGCATTACGTGTTCTCGGAACGCAGCGGCAGCTTCGGCACGGTCACCGACTTCTATCGTTGCTTCCAGGCCGGCATCAGCCCCTCGGTGTGCAGCAGCGCAGGCGGCACCTACAACTATTCGGCGTTCACCACTTCCGAAGGCCAGCCCGGCCTGCGCGAGGAAACCGGCAAGTCGTGGACCGCAGGCGCGGTATGGGATATCACCGATTCGCTGTCGGTCACGGCGGACTATTACAACATCGAGCTCGAAGACGTCGTGACCGTGCAGTCCGGCACGTCGATCCTGCAGGCGGAACTGGGTTGCAACACCGGATTCTTCCCGAACGGCGATCCCTACCCGTTCGCATCAGGTTCGGCCTTCTGCGCCGAAACCCTGGCGCGCATCAGCCGCGATCCGAACACGAACGCGATCACCGAGATTCGCAGCGGTCCCATCAACCTCGCGCTTCAGGGTGTGAAGGGCATCGACGCGACCGTCGCCTACCGGCTGAACACGGATCGTTTCGGCAATTTCAACACCAGCCTCGCCTGGTCGCACACACTGGAATCGACGCAGCAGTCGAGCCAAGGCGATCCGGTGCTGCAGACCCGCGACCTCAACTCCACCGCCGACTATCGCAGCCGCCTCCGCTGGACCACCAGTTGGAGCAGGGGCGACTGGGATGCCACCGTGCTGATGACACGCACGGGCAGCTTCCCGATCTGGACGCCCTCCAACGCGAACGTCGTCAACGGCAATATCGAGAGCCGTACCGGTCCGAACATCCTGTGGAACATGACGGTCGGCAAGGAAATCACGGATAGCCTGTACGTGCGTGCGAACATCAACAATGTGTTCGACCACATCGCACCGCGCGATCAGACGTTCACCACCTATCCCTATTTCTGGCAGGGTTACAGCGCCATCGGCCGCGAAATCGGTCTCGAGCTGAGCTACAAGTTCTGA
- a CDS encoding DUF2147 domain-containing protein has product MIRRSLAVFTLSCLLPLSVHAQNTPLGRWRSIDDATGKPKAVIEVSAAGNGTLSAKIVQLIDTSDGPNPLCDDCSGARHNQPILGMTIAWGLKPQGKAWGGGRILDPENGKEYSVKMTPIAGGRKLEVRGFLGLSLLGRTQTWLRESP; this is encoded by the coding sequence ATGATCCGCAGATCCCTCGCTGTTTTCACTTTGTCTTGCCTGTTGCCGCTGAGTGTCCATGCCCAGAACACCCCACTCGGCCGCTGGCGCAGCATCGACGACGCCACCGGCAAGCCCAAGGCGGTGATCGAAGTCTCCGCAGCCGGCAACGGCACGCTGTCGGCGAAGATCGTTCAACTCATCGATACCAGCGACGGCCCGAACCCGCTCTGCGACGACTGCAGCGGCGCGCGCCACAACCAGCCGATCCTCGGCATGACCATCGCCTGGGGGCTGAAACCGCAGGGCAAGGCCTGGGGCGGCGGCCGGATCCTCGATCCCGAGAACGGCAAGGAATACTCGGTGAAGATGACGCCCATCGCCGGCGGCAGGAAGCTTGAAGTGCGCGGTTTCCTCGGCCTGTCCCTGCTCGGCCGCACCCAGACCTGGCTGCGGGAGTCGCCGTAG
- a CDS encoding DUF2147 domain-containing protein, translated as MRIKSLMTLLALPMLAAAFVASAQNASPVGQWKTYDEETGKARLIVDVYEAKGGTYAAKVVDTLFQPNAVCTECSGDKKGKPIKGMVIMWGQKPGANGSFTGGQVLKLTNGKTYKSKAQLQAGGSKFEVSGCLGPICKKQVWTREN; from the coding sequence ATGCGCATCAAATCACTCATGACACTGCTCGCGCTGCCGATGCTGGCCGCGGCGTTCGTCGCGTCGGCCCAGAACGCTTCACCGGTCGGCCAATGGAAAACCTACGATGAAGAAACCGGCAAAGCCCGGCTCATCGTCGACGTTTACGAAGCCAAGGGCGGTACCTACGCCGCCAAGGTCGTCGATACGCTGTTCCAGCCCAATGCGGTCTGTACCGAATGCAGCGGCGACAAGAAGGGCAAGCCGATCAAGGGCATGGTCATCATGTGGGGTCAGAAGCCCGGCGCCAATGGCAGCTTCACCGGCGGCCAGGTGCTGAAACTCACCAACGGCAAGACCTACAAATCCAAGGCCCAGTTGCAGGCGGGCGGCAGCAAGTTCGAGGTTTCCGGCTGCCTCGGTCCGATCTGCAAGAAGCAGGTCTGGACCCGCGAGAACTGA
- a CDS encoding dCTP deaminase: MSIKSDRWIRRMAEQQGMIEPFEPGQVKHAADGHRIVSYGTSSYGYDVRCAREFKIFTNINSTIVDPKHFDSGSFVDITADECIIPPNSFALARTVEYFRIPRDTLVVCLGKSTYARCGIIVNVTPLEPEWEGHVTLEFSNTTPLPARIYANEGVAQMLFFQSDEVCETSYKDRGGKYQGQTGVTLPRT, encoded by the coding sequence ATGAGCATCAAGAGCGACCGCTGGATCCGCCGCATGGCCGAGCAACAGGGCATGATCGAGCCGTTCGAGCCCGGCCAGGTCAAACATGCCGCCGATGGCCATCGGATCGTCAGCTACGGCACCTCCAGCTACGGCTACGACGTGCGCTGCGCGCGCGAGTTCAAGATCTTCACCAACATCAACTCGACGATTGTCGACCCCAAGCACTTCGACAGCGGCAGTTTCGTCGACATCACCGCCGACGAATGCATCATCCCGCCGAACTCGTTCGCGCTGGCGCGAACGGTCGAATACTTCCGCATTCCGCGCGACACCCTGGTGGTCTGTCTAGGCAAAAGCACCTACGCGCGCTGCGGCATCATCGTCAACGTGACCCCGCTGGAACCCGAGTGGGAGGGACACGTCACCCTCGAGTTCAGCAATACCACGCCGTTGCCCGCGCGCATCTACGCCAACGAAGGCGTGGCCCAGATGCTGTTCTTCCAGTCGGATGAAGTCTGCGAAACCTCGTACAAGGATCGCGGCGGCAAATACCAGGGCCAGACCGGCGTGACGCTGCCGCGGACGTGA